One genomic segment of Amycolatopsis sp. Hca4 includes these proteins:
- a CDS encoding SigE family RNA polymerase sigma factor, with product MAGEFVDFGEFVQATLPGLLRYGHALTGNPHDAADLVQTVLEKIGSRWTYVHEKTGDPLAYVRRSMANAHVSRWRRTRRENLVADLPDTSPHVPADPFEHEPLWRALRTLPPRQRAVMVLRYYEGLSEAEIASALGVTQGTVKSQASKAITSLRMKLKSADGEGSGAG from the coding sequence TTGGCTGGCGAGTTCGTCGACTTCGGCGAGTTCGTGCAGGCCACCTTGCCGGGTTTGCTGCGGTACGGCCACGCGCTGACCGGCAACCCGCACGACGCCGCGGACCTGGTCCAGACCGTGCTGGAGAAGATCGGCTCGCGCTGGACGTACGTCCACGAGAAGACCGGCGACCCGCTGGCCTACGTCCGCCGGTCCATGGCGAACGCGCACGTGAGCCGCTGGCGGCGGACGCGGCGGGAGAACCTCGTTGCCGACCTGCCGGACACCAGCCCGCACGTGCCGGCCGATCCGTTCGAGCACGAGCCGCTGTGGCGTGCGTTACGAACGCTGCCGCCGCGACAACGGGCCGTCATGGTGCTGCGTTATTACGAGGGTCTGTCGGAAGCGGAGATCGCGAGCGCCCTCGGCGTCACGCAGGGCACCGTGAAGAGCCAGGCCAGCAAGGCGATCACGTCGTTGCGGATGAAGCTCAAGTCGGCCGACGGCGAAGGGAGTGGTGCGGGTTGA
- a CDS encoding DUF952 domain-containing protein: MILHICGAADWAEVGEGGEYRDPSLEEVGFIHCSDFGTATLPANIRFRGRTDLVLLEIDPAKVDAPVRWEDGVPPHPAGIWFPHVYGPIPHAAVVGVHEFRESEGAGFRLPDSLAHR; this comes from the coding sequence GTGATACTCCACATCTGCGGGGCGGCCGACTGGGCCGAAGTGGGCGAGGGCGGCGAGTACCGGGATCCGTCCCTGGAGGAAGTCGGGTTCATCCACTGCTCCGACTTCGGCACGGCTACCCTGCCGGCCAACATCCGGTTCCGGGGTCGCACCGACCTCGTGCTGCTCGAAATCGATCCGGCGAAGGTCGACGCGCCGGTCCGCTGGGAAGACGGCGTGCCGCCGCACCCGGCCGGGATCTGGTTCCCGCACGTCTACGGGCCGATCCCGCACGCTGCCGTGGTCGGCGTGCACGAATTCCGTGAGTCCGAGGGCGCCGGCTTCCGGCTGCCCGACTCGCTCGCCCACCGCTGA
- a CDS encoding ferritin, translating into MALTKKKEPRSKFFELLQAQIHNEFNASQQYIALAVWFDAEDLPQLAKHFYKQSVEERNHAMALVQYMLDRDHHVEIPGTGEVRNDFSGVTELIELALEQEKEVAADISAMAKAARAEEDYISEQFTQWFLKEQVEEISQMNTLLNVVKRANGNLFEVENHLYRESVGDGGTDSQMPPVAGGAL; encoded by the coding sequence ATGGCCCTCACCAAGAAGAAAGAGCCGCGCTCGAAGTTCTTCGAACTGCTGCAGGCGCAGATCCACAACGAGTTCAACGCGTCCCAGCAGTACATCGCGCTCGCGGTGTGGTTCGACGCCGAGGACCTGCCGCAGCTGGCGAAGCACTTCTACAAGCAGTCCGTCGAAGAGCGCAACCACGCGATGGCGCTCGTGCAGTACATGCTCGACCGCGACCACCACGTCGAGATCCCCGGCACCGGGGAGGTGCGCAACGACTTCTCCGGCGTGACCGAGCTCATCGAGCTCGCGCTCGAGCAGGAGAAGGAGGTCGCCGCCGACATCTCCGCGATGGCCAAGGCCGCGCGCGCCGAAGAGGACTACATCAGCGAGCAGTTCACGCAGTGGTTCCTCAAGGAGCAGGTCGAAGAGATCTCGCAGATGAACACGCTGCTGAACGTCGTCAAGCGTGCGAACGGCAACCTGTTCGAGGTCGAGAACCACCTGTACCGCGAGTCCGTCGGCGACGGCGGCACCGACTCGCAGATGCCGCCGGTGGCCGGCGGCGCGCTCTGA
- a CDS encoding DUF5926 family protein — translation MGKGARKKGPKQASDRKPKVRDVFVGQPFEGLAAEPELIALREFVPSATAQLTLADGGDVTLGTVLPMAAAAFVRSDGRRYLGLQVQTRSSDISRDLGRSLKWLLDAKEGDVLGVPDTTTPPSADEHARLQDLLAPGAELDVTLHTDFGWWLPEDADATGDVAVSLERANAAIMPTERLGSGAYWVLAGEKAHLRWVRPEPENLLLQALARLSAAGELGLGEGSRYAGSFRAHGLLVPVWDLDPEAHAREWADAKEALGTRLETALKSLDDEPLNATERRARDGLIGRQLTLR, via the coding sequence GTGGGCAAGGGCGCGCGCAAGAAGGGTCCCAAGCAGGCGTCGGACCGCAAGCCGAAGGTGCGCGACGTCTTCGTCGGCCAGCCGTTCGAGGGGCTGGCGGCGGAGCCCGAGCTGATCGCGCTGCGCGAGTTCGTCCCGTCCGCGACGGCCCAGCTCACCCTCGCCGACGGCGGCGACGTCACCCTCGGCACGGTGCTGCCCATGGCGGCGGCCGCGTTCGTCCGCTCGGACGGACGGCGATACCTCGGCCTGCAGGTGCAGACCCGCTCGTCCGACATCAGCCGTGACCTCGGCCGGTCGCTGAAGTGGCTGCTGGACGCCAAGGAGGGCGACGTCCTCGGCGTGCCGGACACCACCACCCCGCCGTCCGCCGACGAGCACGCGCGGCTGCAGGACCTGCTGGCGCCGGGCGCGGAGCTCGACGTCACGCTGCACACCGACTTCGGCTGGTGGCTGCCCGAGGACGCGGACGCGACCGGTGACGTCGCCGTGTCGCTCGAGCGCGCGAACGCCGCGATCATGCCCACCGAACGGCTCGGCTCGGGCGCCTACTGGGTCCTCGCCGGCGAGAAGGCGCACCTGCGCTGGGTCCGGCCGGAGCCGGAAAACCTGCTGCTCCAGGCCCTCGCCCGGCTGTCCGCGGCCGGCGAACTCGGCCTCGGCGAGGGCTCGCGGTACGCGGGTTCCTTCCGCGCGCACGGCCTGCTCGTCCCGGTCTGGGACCTCGACCCCGAGGCCCACGCCCGCGAGTGGGCGGACGCGAAGGAAGCCCTCGGCACCCGCCTCGAGACGGCGCTGAAGTCCCTCGACGACGAGCCCCTGAACGCAACCGAGCGCCGCGCCCGCGACGGCCTCATCGGCCGCCAGCTGACCCTGCGCTAA